The Hypanus sabinus isolate sHypSab1 chromosome 1, sHypSab1.hap1, whole genome shotgun sequence genome contains a region encoding:
- the LOC132384093 gene encoding uncharacterized protein LOC132384093 — protein sequence MVNQIAQYKVYSTIDLKSAYHQLPICPEDRPYTAFEAGGRLYHFLRVPFGVTNGVSVFQREMDRMVDQYQLQATFPYLDNITICGHDRPDHDANLQRFLQVAAALNLTYNRDKCVFGTTRLAILGKSVTGTTLPVWLTSPGPVLLRKHVRSNKYSPLVERVHLLHANPQYAYVVLPDGREDTVSIRDLAPAGAADHYPEGSPVTVNPAPEVTPYSPGPTQTPHDTCIPGVSYAFIPGASHMHEGSPAPSGQEHAQPPSPVQSPMLPAPMRSQPVLRRSQRQIRPPDRLDL from the exons atggtcaaccagattgctcagtataaggtgtactcgacaatagatctgaaatccgcttatcaccagctccccatctgcccagaggaccgcccctacaccgccttcgaggcgggcggccggctctatcacttcctgcgcgtccctttcggtgtcacgaatggtgtctctgtcttccagagggaaatggaccggatggtggaccagtaccaactgcaggccacatttccctatctggataacatcaccatctgtggtcatgacaggccagatcacgacgccaacctccaacggtttctccaagtggccgcagctctgaaccttacttataacagggacaagtgtgtttttggtaccacccgccttgctatacttgg gaagtctgtcactgggaccaccctaccagtttggctgacgtccccggggccagtgctgctccggaaacatgtgaggagcaataaatactccccgctggtggagagggttcaccttctccatgcgaacccccagtatgcttacgtggtcttacctgatgggcgggaggacacggtctccatccgcgacctggcacccgcaggtgcagcagaccactaccctgaaggctctccggtaactgtgaaccctgcaccagaggtgacaccgtactcaccaggccctacacagactcctcacgacacttgtataccgggcgtttcgtacgcatttataccaggcgcctcgcacatgcatgagggatcaccggcgcctagtgggcaagaacacgcgcaacccccgtcccctgtgcaatcgccaatgttgccggcacctatgcggtcacagccggtgctacgtagatcgcagcgacagattcgaccgcctgatcggcttgacttgtaa